In Leptodesmis sichuanensis A121, the following are encoded in one genomic region:
- a CDS encoding exopolysaccharide biosynthesis protein — MAQLSKDLHRFFIEEPPADQVTLADVLELAGERTFGFLLVLLALPSALPVPAAGYSVPFGIVMFLLAVQLIAGAKTPWLPSRIVNHAIPLSRVQGFVKSGIPWMQRIEQFSKPRLTTVCTSRLGRAVIGIAIALMAISMMIPIPGTNTLPAMGIFVTGFGLLDDDGAISLSGLVLCLMGATLTLSILYALAVGGTSLYDWLKYSFKGLLGR; from the coding sequence ATGGCTCAGCTCTCAAAAGATCTGCATCGCTTCTTTATTGAGGAACCTCCCGCTGATCAGGTGACACTGGCTGATGTGCTGGAATTGGCAGGGGAACGAACCTTTGGGTTTCTACTTGTGCTGTTAGCCCTGCCCTCAGCCCTGCCTGTCCCAGCGGCAGGCTACTCTGTTCCCTTCGGCATCGTCATGTTTTTATTGGCGGTGCAATTGATTGCTGGAGCTAAAACTCCCTGGCTGCCCTCGCGCATTGTCAATCATGCTATTCCACTAAGTCGGGTACAGGGTTTTGTAAAGTCCGGGATTCCCTGGATGCAGCGCATTGAGCAGTTCTCGAAGCCGCGTCTCACAACCGTATGTACGAGTCGTTTGGGGCGGGCAGTGATTGGGATCGCGATCGCCCTGATGGCAATCTCAATGATGATTCCAATTCCGGGTACCAATACCCTGCCAGCTATGGGGATTTTTGTCACAGGCTTTGGGCTGCTGGATGATGATGGAGCCATCAGCCTCTCCGGATTAGTGCTATGCCTGATGGGAGCAACGCTAACACTCTCCATTCTGTATGCCTTAGCAGTTGGCGGAACTAGCCTTTATGATTGGCTCAAGTACAGTTTTAAGGGGCTATTGGGACGCTGA
- a CDS encoding cation-transporting P-type ATPase, whose protein sequence is MNNFQTMQAIAKPDPSNFAYHELSSSEVAERLESNADRGLSQGEVTQRQQRYGLNELVSKPGKPAWLRFLLQFNQALLYILLIAGVIKALLGSWTNAAVIWGVTLINAIIGFVQESKAEGAIAALAKAVTTEAIVIRDGRKQQVPSQELVPGDVVLLASGDKVPADVRLLTVKGLQVDESALTGESVPVEKSTHPLAAATPLAERNNMAYAGSFVTFGQGCGIVVATGSNTEVGQISQSLDQSHSLSTPLTRKFARFSQTLLYIILSLASLTFFVGLGQGKSWTEMFEAAVALAVSAIPEGLPAVVTVTLAIGVNRMARRHAIIRKLPAVETLGGATVICSDKTGTLTENQMTVQAIYAGGQHYQVSGIGYAPDGEICTDGGKAIAVEDGLSVIELRNLPALQNCLIAGVLCNDTHLEWKDERWTIVGDPTEGALIVAAQKAGLEQAQLNELLPRLDAIPFESQFQYMATLHQGRDHNMIYVKGSLEAILSRCQGMYDSTGYAVPVDRERVQMEAECLAKQGLRVLALAEKAVPKQQRTLEHTDLDAGLTFLGLQGMIDPPREEAIAAVDACQSAGIQVKMITGDHLTTATAIAERIGLRKEGQLVGFTGQQLAEMNDADLSQAVESGSVFARVAPAQKLRLVEALQSRGEIVAMTGDGVNDAPALKQADIGIAMGKAGTDVAREAADMLLTDDNFASIEAAVEEGRTVYQNLRKAIAFILPVNGGESMTILISALLARDLPILSLQVLWLNMVNSVAMTVPLAFEPKSDLTMEQAPRDPREPLLSGKLLQRIVAVSVFNWILIFGMFEWARQTTGDIAVARTMAIQALVAGRIIYLISVSHLSTAIGARIRGRSFAFNDMRAIGAGIFAAIVLQILFSQWGVMNTLFGTAPLNWNQWLICLIPVLPMAVLATFVNRLDAID, encoded by the coding sequence ATGAATAATTTTCAGACTATGCAAGCGATCGCCAAACCCGACCCATCCAATTTTGCCTACCATGAGCTTTCCAGTTCAGAGGTAGCGGAACGTCTAGAAAGTAATGCAGACCGGGGTTTATCGCAAGGTGAAGTCACTCAGCGACAGCAACGCTATGGGTTGAATGAATTGGTATCGAAGCCTGGAAAACCTGCCTGGCTCAGGTTTCTATTACAGTTTAATCAAGCATTGCTGTATATCCTGTTGATTGCCGGAGTGATCAAGGCGCTGCTGGGATCATGGACGAATGCGGCGGTCATTTGGGGCGTTACCCTGATTAATGCCATCATCGGGTTTGTGCAGGAATCCAAGGCAGAAGGCGCGATCGCAGCCCTGGCAAAAGCGGTGACAACGGAAGCAATAGTCATCCGAGACGGAAGAAAACAGCAGGTGCCCTCACAGGAACTGGTTCCCGGTGATGTCGTATTGCTGGCTTCAGGAGACAAAGTGCCCGCTGATGTGCGATTGTTAACGGTGAAGGGATTACAGGTCGATGAGTCGGCACTGACGGGGGAGTCGGTGCCCGTGGAGAAATCAACTCACCCCCTGGCGGCGGCAACACCCCTCGCAGAACGCAACAACATGGCCTATGCTGGCAGTTTTGTCACCTTTGGCCAGGGGTGCGGAATCGTGGTAGCTACGGGCAGTAATACAGAAGTCGGACAGATTTCCCAATCGCTGGATCAGAGCCACAGCCTGAGTACGCCTTTAACCCGTAAGTTTGCCAGGTTTAGTCAAACATTGCTGTACATTATTCTGTCTTTGGCTTCGCTGACCTTTTTTGTTGGGCTGGGACAGGGAAAATCCTGGACAGAGATGTTTGAAGCGGCGGTTGCCCTGGCGGTGAGTGCCATTCCTGAAGGGTTGCCTGCGGTCGTGACGGTAACGTTGGCGATCGGAGTGAATCGTATGGCCCGCCGACATGCCATTATCCGCAAACTGCCAGCGGTTGAAACCTTGGGAGGGGCAACCGTGATTTGTTCTGATAAAACCGGAACTCTGACTGAGAATCAGATGACGGTGCAGGCCATCTATGCTGGCGGACAGCACTATCAGGTCAGTGGGATAGGATATGCACCTGACGGCGAGATTTGCACAGATGGCGGTAAGGCGATCGCGGTTGAAGACGGACTATCGGTGATTGAGTTACGCAACCTACCAGCTTTGCAGAACTGCTTGATCGCAGGGGTCTTGTGTAATGACACCCATCTGGAATGGAAAGATGAGCGGTGGACGATTGTCGGTGATCCAACAGAAGGAGCATTGATTGTCGCGGCTCAAAAAGCAGGATTGGAACAGGCTCAACTGAATGAGTTGTTGCCCCGTTTGGATGCCATTCCCTTTGAGTCGCAATTTCAGTACATGGCGACGCTGCACCAGGGAAGAGATCACAATATGATTTATGTGAAAGGTTCTCTGGAAGCGATTCTGAGCCGTTGTCAGGGGATGTATGACAGTACTGGCTATGCAGTTCCGGTCGATCGCGAGCGAGTGCAGATGGAGGCCGAATGTCTTGCTAAACAGGGCTTACGGGTGCTGGCTTTGGCCGAAAAAGCGGTTCCCAAACAGCAAAGAACACTGGAGCATACCGACCTGGATGCAGGGCTAACCTTTTTGGGATTGCAGGGCATGATTGATCCCCCCCGTGAGGAAGCGATCGCTGCTGTCGATGCCTGTCAGTCTGCCGGAATTCAGGTGAAGATGATTACTGGCGATCATCTAACGACCGCAACCGCGATCGCTGAACGGATTGGACTCAGAAAAGAGGGGCAACTGGTTGGCTTTACCGGGCAACAGTTGGCAGAGATGAATGATGCCGATCTATCGCAAGCGGTCGAATCCGGTTCAGTGTTTGCCAGGGTGGCTCCGGCACAAAAGCTCCGGCTAGTGGAAGCTTTGCAGTCTAGAGGGGAAATTGTGGCAATGACCGGGGATGGGGTGAATGATGCCCCCGCGCTGAAACAGGCAGATATTGGGATTGCCATGGGCAAAGCCGGAACTGATGTGGCCAGGGAAGCGGCGGATATGTTGCTGACGGATGACAACTTTGCCTCGATCGAAGCGGCAGTGGAGGAAGGGCGCACCGTTTACCAGAACTTGCGGAAGGCGATCGCCTTTATCCTGCCTGTGAACGGGGGCGAGTCCATGACAATTTTGATCAGTGCGTTGCTGGCTAGAGATCTGCCCATCCTATCGTTACAAGTGTTGTGGCTGAATATGGTCAATTCAGTGGCCATGACGGTGCCACTGGCTTTTGAACCGAAGTCTGACCTGACGATGGAACAGGCTCCTCGAGATCCCCGTGAACCCTTGTTATCTGGCAAACTTTTGCAACGGATTGTTGCAGTCTCCGTGTTCAACTGGATTTTGATCTTTGGCATGTTTGAATGGGCACGACAAACTACCGGAGATATTGCAGTAGCCCGCACCATGGCAATTCAAGCACTGGTTGCCGGACGCATTATCTATCTCATCAGCGTCAGTCATCTAAGCACTGCGATCGGTGCCAGAATTCGGGGCAGAAGCTTTGCATTCAATGATATGCGGGCGATCGGTGCCGGAATTTTCGCGGCGATCGTGCTGCAAATTCTCTTCAGCCAATGGGGGGTGATGAATACTTTATTTGGAACTGCTCCCTTGAACTGGAATCAATGGCTGATTTGCTTGATTCCAGTTCTTCCAATGGCAGTCTTAGCAACCTTTGTTAACCGACTTGATGCGATCGATTAG
- a CDS encoding response regulator transcription factor, with protein sequence MRVLVIEDDVRIADLLTEAFTNRQYEVDVAQDGEAAWDLVNALDYDLMILDLTLPKVDGIKLCQQIRERGATARNATIPIMMLTARDTIADKIIGLDAGADDYMVKPFDIEELMARIRALLRRGSPTANPTLAWGNLRLNPSTYEATYQDIPLNLTPKEFALLELLISNGRRVMSRPIIIERLWLPEETPTEEAVKTHIRTLRQKLKAANAPDDLIETVHGMGYRLKQINGF encoded by the coding sequence ATGCGCGTTCTGGTTATTGAAGATGATGTGCGGATTGCTGATTTGCTGACGGAAGCATTCACCAACCGGCAGTATGAGGTTGATGTCGCACAGGACGGAGAAGCGGCCTGGGATTTGGTCAATGCCCTGGACTATGATCTGATGATACTGGATTTGACCTTGCCCAAAGTGGATGGGATTAAGCTCTGTCAGCAGATCCGGGAACGCGGAGCAACAGCGCGAAATGCAACCATTCCGATTATGATGCTGACGGCGCGGGACACGATCGCGGACAAAATTATTGGGTTAGATGCAGGGGCTGATGATTATATGGTCAAGCCCTTTGATATTGAAGAACTGATGGCCCGCATCCGAGCACTGCTTCGTCGCGGCAGTCCTACCGCCAATCCAACGTTGGCCTGGGGCAATCTGCGGCTGAATCCCAGCACTTACGAAGCGACTTATCAGGATATTCCCCTCAATTTGACTCCCAAAGAGTTTGCGTTGCTGGAACTGCTGATTTCCAATGGTCGCCGGGTGATGAGTCGCCCGATCATCATTGAAAGACTTTGGTTGCCGGAAGAAACTCCAACGGAAGAAGCTGTGAAAACGCACATTCGAACCTTGCGGCAAAAGTTAAAAGCGGCCAATGCTCCGGATGACTTGATTGAAACCGTGCATGGAATGGGCTATCGCTTGAAGCAGATCAATGGATTCTGA
- a CDS encoding S41 family peptidase: protein MSQVNVSRAQRITSTQRTARLHSYDKEKIGLEFLDDVHPAVKDQFAGATDLQTFLKSIGDLSLDDRKRLVEQAFVLFNDNFVHLPFKVAMHGVNPIQKLRLMKHRLEQAKASDLESALSFHSEMLMIFNSVRDLHTNYLLPFPFADKFAFLPFQIEEYFENGEPHYIVTRLVQGFSHPQFKPGVEIKMWNGVPIRRAIELSADLHAGSNLAARHARGLDGLTIRPLIRSLPPDALWVVIGYTDLNGVERELKQEWAVAPYRPTYIGTDADSLSASAVAQGVDLEAQITQEAKKMLFAPEVVAAEVAAAADQQAMLSTQQALPDQEIPTLMVGVFRAQRVKTPSGEFGHMRIFTFNVDDPQAFIKEFIRLVELLPQNGLIVDVRGNGGGHIWASEGLLQVLTPRDISPEPTQFINTPLNLRICQRHEKNPTGQIDLSPWVPSIRQSVETGAAYSSSFPITPVDFANQIGQKYHGPVVLITDARCYSATDIFAAGFQDHEIGYILGVDDNTGAGGANVWTHALLRTLLSVPAPPDPETPYKPLPNGANMRVAIRRSLRVGKQSGTPVEDLGITPNSRYYMTRKDLLTGNVDLLNKAGEILSHMPVRKLNVTTTTGSGKITIQAETLGLTRLDIYIDGRPVKSIDVTDGKQSFDVPLSTPARLLEFAGFKANEYVASRMINL from the coding sequence ATGAGCCAAGTAAATGTAAGCCGAGCACAAAGAATTACATCAACTCAAAGAACTGCCAGACTGCATAGCTATGACAAAGAAAAAATTGGTCTGGAGTTTTTGGACGATGTTCATCCTGCTGTGAAGGATCAATTCGCTGGTGCAACTGATTTGCAGACATTTCTTAAATCTATTGGAGATTTGAGCCTTGATGACCGTAAACGGCTTGTTGAACAGGCATTCGTTCTATTTAATGATAACTTTGTTCATTTACCCTTCAAAGTAGCAATGCATGGGGTTAATCCCATTCAAAAACTCCGTTTGATGAAGCATCGCCTGGAACAGGCAAAAGCGTCTGACTTGGAGAGTGCGTTATCATTTCACAGCGAGATGTTGATGATTTTCAACTCCGTTCGAGATCTGCATACCAATTATCTTTTGCCCTTTCCATTTGCAGATAAGTTTGCTTTTTTGCCATTTCAAATTGAGGAATACTTTGAGAATGGTGAGCCGCATTATATTGTGACCCGTCTGGTTCAGGGCTTTTCGCATCCCCAATTTAAGCCAGGTGTTGAAATCAAAATGTGGAATGGGGTGCCCATTCGTCGGGCCATTGAACTCTCTGCAGATTTGCATGCAGGTAGCAATTTGGCAGCCCGTCATGCTCGCGGTCTTGATGGATTAACGATTCGTCCTTTAATTCGTTCACTACCCCCTGATGCTTTATGGGTGGTCATTGGGTACACCGATCTAAATGGCGTTGAGCGGGAACTCAAACAGGAATGGGCTGTTGCCCCCTACCGACCCACCTATATTGGGACGGATGCAGATTCCTTGAGCGCCAGTGCTGTTGCCCAGGGAGTAGATCTGGAAGCTCAGATCACTCAAGAAGCCAAGAAAATGCTTTTCGCTCCAGAAGTTGTGGCGGCAGAAGTCGCAGCAGCAGCAGACCAGCAAGCAATGCTTTCTACTCAACAAGCATTGCCAGATCAGGAGATTCCAACCCTGATGGTGGGTGTTTTTCGGGCACAGCGTGTCAAGACTCCATCTGGGGAGTTCGGGCACATGCGGATTTTTACGTTTAACGTTGATGACCCTCAAGCCTTTATTAAGGAGTTTATTCGGTTAGTCGAATTGCTGCCACAGAATGGCTTAATTGTGGATGTTCGGGGCAATGGTGGAGGGCATATTTGGGCGAGTGAAGGACTGCTACAGGTCCTGACTCCTCGTGACATATCGCCAGAGCCAACTCAGTTCATCAATACCCCTCTCAACTTACGCATTTGTCAACGACATGAAAAGAATCCCACCGGGCAGATTGATCTTAGTCCCTGGGTGCCCTCAATCAGACAATCCGTAGAAACTGGTGCGGCCTATTCCAGTAGTTTTCCGATTACGCCCGTGGATTTTGCCAATCAGATCGGGCAGAAATATCATGGGCCTGTGGTATTAATTACGGATGCACGGTGTTATAGTGCAACCGATATATTCGCGGCAGGGTTCCAGGATCACGAGATTGGCTATATTCTTGGCGTAGATGATAATACGGGAGCTGGTGGTGCCAATGTCTGGACTCATGCCTTACTGCGAACATTGTTAAGTGTACCCGCTCCCCCAGACCCGGAAACTCCCTACAAACCTTTGCCCAATGGTGCCAATATGCGTGTTGCGATCCGGCGTTCACTCAGAGTTGGGAAGCAGTCGGGGACTCCGGTTGAAGACCTGGGGATTACTCCGAACTCACGCTATTACATGACCAGAAAGGATTTGCTCACCGGAAATGTCGATCTTCTCAACAAGGCCGGGGAAATCCTCTCTCACATGCCAGTCCGCAAGTTGAATGTGACCACTACAACCGGTTCGGGAAAAATCACCATTCAAGCCGAAACTTTGGGGCTTACCCGTCTCGATATTTATATCGATGGTCGTCCAGTTAAGAGTATCGATGTCACTGATGGCAAACAGTCGTTTGATGTTCCGCTCTCAACCCCAGCCAGGTTGCTGGAGTTCGCTGGCTTTAAAGCAAACGAGTATGTCGCATCTAGAATGATCAATCTCTAG
- a CDS encoding NADP-dependent glyceraldehyde-3-phosphate dehydrogenase codes for MGLQQQIQNIFPAADQIPSEFLLTEPINQREYLIGGEMRLWDGPQEDVFSPLRLQTTTELLPQTIGKFPLLTETESLAALQAAVAAYDRGRGKWAVMPVQQRIECLQDFTYRMQTQRDQVVKILMWEIGKSYVDSQKEFDRTIDYIENTIDALKNLDRVCSRFEIVDKVIGQIRRAPLGVVLCMGPCNYPLNETFTTLIPALIMGNTIVMKTPRPGTLPVQPLLEAFQKAFPPGVVNTVYGKGRMVTPPLMTSGQVDALAFIGSSKAATNLDKLHPKPHRLRTILGLEAKNPAIILPSADLDLTVQECILGTLSFNGQRCTALKILFVHRQIAEAFLEKFVAAVNTLKFGMPWEPGVVVTPLAEPGKPEYLAELVEDAKRLGAEVINEAGGTVNETFFYPAVVYPVTPQMRLYDEEQFGPVIPIVPYDDLETPIEYIVNSNYGQQVSIFGQDRDAIADLIDPLVNQVCRVNLNSQCQRGPDTFPFTGRKDSAEGTLSVSDALRSFSIRTLVAAKENSLNKALITEIVKERKSNFLSTDFIL; via the coding sequence ATGGGACTCCAGCAACAAATCCAAAACATTTTTCCGGCAGCCGATCAGATTCCATCTGAGTTTTTGCTGACAGAACCGATTAATCAACGGGAATATCTGATTGGAGGGGAAATGCGTCTCTGGGATGGCCCTCAGGAAGATGTATTTTCACCTCTGCGATTGCAAACGACTACTGAACTGCTGCCGCAAACCATTGGGAAGTTTCCCCTACTGACCGAAACAGAATCACTGGCAGCCCTACAGGCTGCTGTGGCCGCCTACGATCGGGGACGTGGTAAATGGGCGGTTATGCCTGTTCAGCAACGGATTGAATGCCTGCAGGACTTTACCTACCGGATGCAGACGCAGCGGGATCAGGTGGTGAAGATTTTGATGTGGGAAATTGGCAAATCCTATGTCGATTCGCAAAAAGAGTTCGATCGCACCATTGACTACATCGAAAACACCATTGATGCGCTGAAGAATCTCGATCGGGTTTGTTCCCGGTTTGAAATTGTGGACAAAGTGATTGGCCAGATTCGACGGGCACCCTTGGGTGTGGTGTTGTGCATGGGGCCGTGCAATTATCCCCTGAATGAAACCTTTACGACTCTGATTCCGGCGCTGATCATGGGTAACACGATCGTGATGAAAACGCCTCGCCCCGGAACCCTGCCCGTTCAACCCCTGCTGGAAGCTTTTCAGAAAGCATTTCCACCTGGTGTGGTGAATACGGTGTATGGTAAAGGTCGCATGGTCACACCACCGCTGATGACTTCAGGGCAGGTAGATGCACTGGCCTTCATCGGTTCTAGTAAAGCGGCCACTAATCTGGATAAACTCCATCCCAAACCCCACCGTCTACGCACAATTCTGGGCCTGGAAGCCAAAAATCCCGCCATTATCCTGCCCAGTGCTGACCTGGATCTAACGGTGCAAGAATGCATTCTGGGTACGCTTTCCTTTAATGGCCAACGCTGTACGGCACTGAAAATTTTGTTTGTGCATCGGCAGATTGCCGAAGCTTTCCTGGAAAAATTTGTGGCTGCTGTCAACACGCTCAAATTTGGTATGCCCTGGGAACCTGGGGTAGTGGTAACGCCCCTGGCTGAACCAGGCAAGCCCGAATACCTGGCCGAGTTAGTGGAAGATGCCAAACGGTTGGGAGCCGAGGTGATTAATGAAGCAGGCGGAACCGTGAATGAAACCTTCTTCTATCCGGCAGTTGTTTATCCTGTAACGCCCCAGATGCGGCTATACGACGAAGAGCAATTCGGGCCAGTGATTCCCATCGTGCCCTACGATGATCTGGAAACACCGATCGAGTACATCGTCAATTCCAACTATGGGCAGCAGGTGAGTATTTTTGGTCAGGATCGAGATGCGATCGCCGATCTGATTGATCCATTGGTGAACCAGGTTTGCCGGGTGAACTTGAACAGCCAGTGCCAGCGGGGGCCGGATACCTTCCCATTCACAGGCCGCAAAGATTCAGCAGAAGGTACCTTGTCGGTCAGTGATGCTCTGCGATCGTTCTCGATTCGTACCCTGGTTGCGGCCAAAGAAAACTCGCTGAACAAAGCGCTGATTACCGAAATTGTCAAAGAGCGCAAGTCTAACTTCCTGTCTACTGATTTTATTCTTTAG
- a CDS encoding UPF0182 family protein has protein sequence MTSKRLFQLLIVFLGIAIFLDLISRLGAEILWFQEVHYLSVLLLKLQTRLILLVLVAGSTAVYLLGNLALAQRWKHPYVVNEDSQDQKNPGNSRRPFLPPYRVQLQRSPPVSLPSTRAFRLPLLLPLALGLSLIASFLLIYYGQLAVHYWQSGPILPSTFVARFNVKNLGQVGNQLGSQLWWLGGLLGIAIALLSYSRLLLKAIALILSILFGWLLSAHWTVVLQYLHSTSFKAVDPLFGRNIEFYIFALPLWELLELWLFGLFLYGFVAVALTYLLSGNSLSQGVFPGFSSAQQRHLYGVGSGLMGAIALSYWLSRYELLYSPRGVAFGASYTDVMAQLPFYTGLSLLALAIAFYLLWRTVFWQPKSPHRHWVGLGLGLFGFLVVAGAIVPEAVQYLIVQPNELARERPFIERTIAFTRQAFGLEAIDAINFDPKGQLTQADLADNELTIRNIRLWDQRPLLETNRQLQQIRPYYRFPDADIDRYTLQTDVPARSPVVSPNRPTATPTAPTEQRQVLIAARELDYNAVPQEAQTWVNRHLIYTHGFGFTLSPVNTVGAGGLPEYFVKDITGGEDGALTTSSSAIRDSIPIGLPRIYYGEIANTYVMTKTLTRELDFPSGSDNAYNVYDGRGGINMGSWWRRGLFAIYLRDWQVLFTRDFLPDTKVLFRRNIKHRIQAITPFLRYDSDPYLVTADVQIPERQDQNYLYWIVDAYTTSARYPYSDSGSEGINYIRNSIKVVIDAYHGSVDFYIADPSDPIITTWSKIFPNLFKPLTAMPASLRSHVRYPVDFFKLQSERLMTYHMIDPQVFYNREDQWQIPNEVYGNEARPVEPYYLITSLPIVPFEEFILLLPYTPRQRTNLIAWLAARSDGENYGRLLLYTFPKERLVYGPEQIEARINQDPVISQQISLWNRQGSRAIQGNLLIVPIEQSLLYVEPLYLEATQNSLPTLVRVIVAYENRIVMAPTLEESLQAIFTPQITPDTTIIRPVEEPTIGP, from the coding sequence GTGACTTCGAAGCGGCTATTTCAACTGCTTATAGTGTTCTTAGGAATAGCGATATTTCTTGATCTAATATCCCGTCTAGGAGCAGAAATCCTCTGGTTTCAGGAGGTTCACTATCTCTCAGTACTCCTGCTTAAACTCCAGACTCGACTGATTCTATTAGTGCTTGTAGCAGGGTCTACAGCCGTTTACTTGCTGGGTAATCTAGCGTTAGCCCAACGATGGAAACATCCCTATGTGGTGAATGAGGATAGCCAGGATCAGAAAAATCCAGGCAATAGTAGGCGACCTTTTCTACCACCCTACAGAGTTCAGCTTCAACGTTCTCCGCCAGTATCTCTTCCATCAACCCGTGCTTTTAGACTGCCCTTACTCTTGCCCCTCGCCCTGGGGTTGAGTTTAATTGCTAGTTTTTTGTTGATTTATTATGGTCAGCTTGCTGTGCACTACTGGCAGTCTGGCCCAATCCTGCCCAGCACATTTGTTGCTCGCTTCAACGTCAAAAATCTTGGGCAAGTCGGCAACCAGTTAGGGAGCCAACTTTGGTGGTTAGGTGGCCTGTTGGGCATCGCGATCGCTCTATTAAGCTATTCCCGCTTGCTGTTGAAGGCGATCGCTCTGATACTCAGTATTCTATTTGGGTGGTTGCTCTCCGCTCATTGGACAGTTGTCCTGCAATATCTGCATTCCACATCATTTAAAGCAGTCGATCCCCTGTTTGGACGGAATATCGAATTCTACATTTTCGCCCTGCCGCTCTGGGAATTGCTGGAGTTATGGCTATTTGGGCTGTTTCTATATGGATTTGTTGCAGTTGCGCTGACCTACCTATTATCGGGAAATAGCCTGAGTCAAGGAGTTTTTCCGGGATTTTCATCAGCTCAGCAAAGACATTTGTATGGAGTGGGCAGTGGTTTGATGGGGGCGATCGCCCTGAGCTACTGGCTGAGCCGCTATGAACTACTATATTCCCCGCGTGGCGTAGCATTCGGTGCCAGCTATACCGATGTCATGGCTCAACTGCCGTTCTATACCGGGCTGAGTCTGCTGGCCCTGGCGATCGCATTCTATCTCTTGTGGCGCACGGTCTTCTGGCAACCTAAATCTCCTCATCGCCACTGGGTCGGCCTGGGATTGGGATTGTTTGGATTTCTGGTTGTGGCTGGCGCGATCGTGCCAGAAGCAGTTCAGTATTTGATTGTGCAACCAAATGAGTTGGCGCGGGAACGCCCATTTATTGAGCGAACTATTGCCTTTACCCGGCAGGCATTTGGTCTGGAAGCGATCGATGCGATTAACTTTGACCCCAAAGGCCAACTCACTCAAGCGGATCTGGCTGATAATGAATTGACCATTCGGAATATTCGTCTTTGGGATCAACGGCCACTGCTGGAAACTAATCGGCAATTGCAGCAAATCCGTCCTTACTATCGCTTTCCTGATGCGGATATCGATCGCTATACCTTACAAACCGATGTGCCTGCCCGTTCACCTGTCGTTTCTCCAAATCGTCCGACAGCCACTCCTACGGCCCCAACGGAACAACGGCAGGTGCTGATTGCGGCACGAGAACTGGACTACAATGCGGTGCCACAGGAGGCACAAACCTGGGTAAATCGCCACTTAATTTACACCCACGGATTTGGGTTTACGCTCAGCCCGGTGAATACGGTGGGTGCTGGGGGATTGCCAGAGTATTTCGTGAAAGACATTACGGGCGGTGAAGATGGGGCATTGACAACCTCCAGTTCAGCGATCCGAGATAGCATTCCGATCGGGCTGCCCCGCATCTACTACGGTGAAATTGCCAACACCTATGTGATGACAAAAACGCTAACACGAGAGTTAGACTTTCCCAGTGGTAGTGACAATGCATACAACGTCTATGATGGTCGGGGTGGCATCAATATGGGTTCCTGGTGGCGGCGAGGCTTGTTTGCCATCTACTTGCGCGATTGGCAGGTGTTATTTACCCGCGATTTTTTGCCGGACACGAAAGTGTTGTTCCGGCGGAATATCAAGCATCGAATTCAAGCGATCACTCCCTTTCTACGCTATGACAGCGATCCCTATCTGGTAACAGCCGATGTCCAAATACCGGAACGGCAAGATCAGAATTATCTCTACTGGATTGTGGATGCCTACACAACGAGTGCTCGCTATCCCTACTCTGATTCAGGCAGTGAAGGCATTAACTACATTCGTAACTCGATCAAAGTTGTGATTGATGCCTATCATGGTTCCGTTGATTTTTATATCGCTGATCCCAGTGACCCCATCATTACCACTTGGTCAAAGATCTTTCCCAATCTCTTTAAACCCCTGACTGCAATGCCTGCCAGTTTGCGGAGCCATGTTCGCTATCCAGTGGATTTCTTTAAACTGCAATCGGAACGGTTAATGACTTACCACATGATCGATCCACAGGTGTTTTATAACCGGGAAGACCAGTGGCAGATTCCCAATGAGGTGTATGGCAATGAAGCTCGTCCTGTAGAGCCGTATTACCTGATTACCAGCTTGCCGATCGTGCCATTTGAAGAATTTATTTTGCTGCTGCCTTACACACCCCGGCAGCGAACCAACTTAATTGCCTGGCTCGCTGCGCGATCGGATGGGGAGAACTACGGCAGATTGTTGTTGTATACGTTCCCGAAAGAACGGTTGGTGTATGGGCCAGAACAAATCGAGGCTCGAATTAATCAAGATCCGGTGATTTCCCAACAAATTTCTCTCTGGAATCGTCAGGGGTCACGGGCAATTCAGGGCAATCTATTGATTGTGCCAATTGAGCAATCTTTACTGTATGTGGAACCGCTTTACTTAGAAGCGACCCAAAACAGCCTGCCAACGCTGGTACGGGTGATTGTGGCCTACGAAAATCGGATTGTCATGGCTCCCACGTTGGAAGAGTCGTTGCAAGCGATCTTTACTCCCCAGATCACCCCAGATACTACCATTATTCGCCCTGTGGAAGAACCAACAATCGGGCCGTAG